In Fluviicola taffensis DSM 16823, the following are encoded in one genomic region:
- the surE gene encoding 5'/3'-nucleotidase SurE codes for MEKSNRPLIFITNDDSLHAKGIASLVEVAKEFGDLVVIAPDKPQSGMGHAITISHPIRLTRSTIFEGIEAYSCSGTPVDCVKLGVYEVLHRKPDLILSGINHGLNSSTNVLYSGTMSAAVEGAMEHIPSIGFSYGDFEEDADFSAPMAVAREVIPQILKNGLPKGVCLNVNIPQGPAEALKGIEVCRQAYAFWEDRFDKRLDQFGRPYYWLTGTFDSREDATDTDLHFLDQGFATIVPTQFDLTAHKAIAGLKKIF; via the coding sequence ATGGAAAAATCAAATCGTCCACTCATTTTTATAACCAATGATGATAGCCTTCATGCCAAGGGAATTGCCTCTTTAGTTGAAGTTGCCAAAGAATTTGGAGACCTTGTCGTTATTGCGCCCGATAAACCGCAATCTGGTATGGGACACGCAATTACTATTTCACATCCAATTCGCTTGACTCGTTCTACGATTTTCGAAGGAATAGAAGCCTATTCGTGTAGCGGAACACCAGTAGACTGCGTGAAATTAGGAGTTTATGAAGTGCTTCACCGCAAGCCAGATTTAATTCTTTCAGGGATCAATCATGGACTGAATTCATCCACGAACGTGTTGTATTCTGGAACAATGTCTGCTGCTGTTGAAGGTGCGATGGAACACATTCCAAGTATTGGTTTTTCATACGGTGATTTTGAGGAAGATGCCGATTTTTCAGCTCCAATGGCAGTTGCAAGAGAAGTTATTCCCCAAATTTTGAAAAATGGTTTGCCTAAAGGAGTTTGTTTGAATGTCAATATTCCACAAGGTCCGGCTGAAGCATTGAAAGGAATTGAGGTTTGCCGACAAGCGTATGCTTTTTGGGAAGATCGTTTCGACAAACGATTGGATCAGTTTGGAAGACCTTACTATTGGCTAACAGGAACCTTTGATTCGAGAGAAGATGCAACAGATACGGATTTACATTTCTTAGATCAAGGATTTGCAACCATCGTTCCAACTCAATTTGATTTAACTGCACATAAAGCCATTGCTGGTTTAAAAAAGATATTTTAA
- a CDS encoding SpoIID/LytB domain-containing protein yields MLRLFVLIWFIFPFFAFAQQMRIGVLRDYSVQRIVFAYSDGSYNVFGDTTLYATLLPSEFVELSIAKGNQISLKVGITEVALVSKVVLVGTKLNNSLVYSTKTPVIKERKYKDDVEITVQNGALTIVNLVDINNYLSGVVESEGGSGKEIEYYKVQALMSRTYALKYKTRHQKEGFELCDRTHCQAYHNQLRLNPIIDSAVLKTEGMVMVDPQNQLVDAYFHANCGGQTSEPDYVWNNKIPYLSTFKDTFCIYTKQATWEKRIPQMEWLEFLVSTFHYPVNDSVLGPMIYTFNQPDRCAFYQYPWLGIPLRDIREHFKLKSTFFNCYPEGTEIVLRGRGYGHGVGLCQEGAMKMAKFGFSYHQIALYYFPGVRLVNYQEQQYFNQKPKIAELD; encoded by the coding sequence ATGTTGCGCTTATTCGTGCTCATATGGTTCATTTTTCCATTTTTTGCGTTTGCTCAACAAATGCGGATTGGTGTTTTGCGTGATTATTCTGTTCAACGCATTGTCTTTGCCTATTCAGATGGGAGCTACAATGTTTTTGGCGATACGACGCTTTATGCTACACTATTGCCTAGTGAATTCGTTGAGTTATCCATCGCGAAGGGCAATCAAATTTCTCTCAAAGTAGGCATCACTGAGGTTGCTCTGGTTTCAAAAGTAGTCTTAGTTGGAACGAAGCTTAATAATTCCTTGGTTTACTCCACAAAAACGCCTGTCATTAAAGAACGCAAGTATAAAGATGATGTGGAAATTACTGTTCAAAATGGCGCTTTAACGATTGTTAATTTGGTGGATATCAATAATTACTTAAGTGGTGTTGTTGAGTCAGAAGGTGGAAGTGGAAAGGAAATCGAATATTACAAGGTTCAAGCTTTGATGAGTAGAACTTACGCTCTGAAGTATAAAACACGTCATCAAAAGGAGGGTTTTGAATTGTGCGACAGAACGCATTGTCAGGCGTACCACAATCAATTGCGCTTAAATCCAATCATTGATTCCGCGGTGTTAAAAACAGAGGGAATGGTGATGGTTGATCCCCAAAATCAGTTAGTGGATGCTTATTTCCACGCAAATTGCGGTGGACAAACCTCTGAGCCAGATTACGTGTGGAACAACAAGATTCCATATTTGAGTACGTTTAAAGATACTTTCTGCATTTATACGAAGCAGGCAACTTGGGAAAAACGCATTCCGCAAATGGAGTGGTTGGAGTTTTTAGTGAGTACTTTTCACTATCCTGTTAATGATTCGGTTCTTGGACCTATGATTTATACCTTCAATCAACCTGATCGATGTGCGTTTTATCAGTATCCTTGGTTGGGAATTCCACTGAGAGATATTCGGGAGCATTTTAAATTGAAATCCACCTTTTTTAATTGCTACCCAGAAGGAACGGAGATTGTTTTAAGAGGAAGAGGTTATGGCCATGGAGTAGGTTTGTGTCAAGAAGGAGCAATGAAGATGGCCAAATTTGGATTCAGTTATCATCAGATTGCGCTTTATTATTTCCCCGGTGTACGGTTGGTAAATTATCAGGAACAGCAATATTTTAATCAGAAACCGAAGATTGCGGAATTGGATTAG
- a CDS encoding FtsB family cell division protein: protein MKKFILIFKNKYILALTIFLVYNLFLDEVDVFTIFNQNKKISALRSTESEMKLKLQETKYILSQIKDPSYLEKLARENKLFKKDNEDIFVITYK from the coding sequence ATGAAGAAATTCATTCTCATATTCAAAAACAAGTATATATTGGCACTCACCATCTTTTTGGTGTACAATTTGTTTTTGGACGAAGTGGATGTTTTCACCATATTCAATCAGAATAAAAAGATCTCCGCCTTACGTTCTACGGAATCAGAAATGAAACTGAAACTCCAAGAAACAAAATACATCCTTTCTCAAATTAAAGATCCTTCCTACTTGGAAAAATTGGCGCGCGAAAACAAATTATTCAAGAAAGACAACGAGGATATTTTTGTAATCACTTACAAATAA
- the lpxB gene encoding lipid-A-disaccharide synthase, giving the protein MGRKLYIISGEASGDLHGANVMKELLAQEPDLDIRFWGGDKMQAVGGTMAKHIRELAFMGFVEVLMNLPTILRNIRFCKKDIQEFKPDAILLIDYPGFNMRIAEWAKKNELKVYFYISPTVWAWKENRVHKIKRDVYKLFCILPFEADFYKKYNYDVEYVGHPLLDEIEQYQQLPKQELTIASHEGKPIIAMLPGSRKQELRTKLPVMLPLVDLFPQYHFVIAGAPNMDIAIYKELIGDKKVDVVYGQTYPLLQQSEAAVVTSGTATLETGLFEIPEVVCYIGNSISYQIAKRLVNVKYISLVNLILDKESVVELIQNECTTDRLAKELSDVIVGGKKREQVLEDYKQLKNMLGKGGASKKVAQSVLKTI; this is encoded by the coding sequence ATGGGAAGAAAACTCTACATCATTTCAGGCGAAGCCTCTGGTGATTTGCATGGTGCAAATGTCATGAAGGAATTGTTAGCTCAAGAGCCAGATTTAGATATTCGCTTTTGGGGTGGAGATAAAATGCAAGCTGTTGGTGGAACGATGGCCAAGCACATTCGCGAATTGGCTTTCATGGGATTTGTGGAGGTATTGATGAATTTACCCACAATCTTGAGAAATATCCGATTTTGCAAAAAAGATATTCAAGAATTTAAACCCGATGCGATCTTACTGATTGATTATCCAGGCTTTAACATGCGTATTGCTGAATGGGCGAAGAAAAACGAGCTTAAAGTTTACTTCTATATTTCGCCAACAGTTTGGGCTTGGAAAGAAAATCGGGTGCATAAAATTAAACGAGACGTCTACAAATTGTTTTGTATTCTTCCATTTGAAGCAGATTTTTATAAAAAGTACAACTACGATGTCGAATATGTTGGACATCCTCTTTTAGATGAGATCGAGCAATATCAACAACTTCCAAAGCAAGAATTGACGATCGCTTCTCATGAAGGAAAACCAATTATTGCAATGCTTCCTGGTTCTAGAAAACAAGAATTGCGCACGAAGTTGCCAGTCATGCTTCCTTTAGTGGATTTGTTTCCTCAGTATCATTTTGTGATTGCTGGTGCTCCCAATATGGACATAGCGATTTACAAAGAGTTGATTGGGGACAAGAAGGTCGATGTTGTTTACGGACAAACATATCCTTTATTGCAACAATCCGAAGCAGCGGTGGTTACATCTGGAACTGCAACCTTGGAAACAGGTTTGTTTGAAATTCCTGAAGTAGTCTGTTACATTGGAAACTCGATTTCGTATCAAATTGCGAAAAGATTGGTCAATGTGAAATATATTTCATTGGTGAACCTCATTTTGGATAAAGAATCGGTTGTGGAATTGATTCAAAATGAATGTACTACAGATCGTTTAGCAAAAGAATTATCTGATGTTATAGTTGGAGGAAAGAAGCGAGAACAGGTATTGGAAGATTATAAACAACTCAAAAATATGTTGGGTAAAGGAGGAGCTTCCAAGAAAGTTGCACAATCGGTGTTGAAAACTATTTGA